One Leucoraja erinacea ecotype New England chromosome 5, Leri_hhj_1, whole genome shotgun sequence DNA segment encodes these proteins:
- the LOC129697463 gene encoding gap junction beta-7 protein-like, with the protein MSWSLLRDVLSGVNQYSTVVGRIWLSVMFIFRVLVYVVAAERVWGDEQKEFTCNSEQPGCENVCFDYFFPVSQARLWALQLIMVSTPSLLVVMHVGYRERREKKHHKKLYKNKGDIDGGLWWTYFFSLVFKTAVELGSLLIFNWMFHGFSVPRLLKCETSPCPNTVDCFVGRPTEKTVFLYCMATTSSLCILLNICEMSYLVAKHCSEYCEKKPSKKMQRFKCGCEPHQLKYDHLKTFKNGTAKSVASIHSL; encoded by the coding sequence ATGAGTTGGAGTTTGCTCCGTGATGTTTTGAGTGGGGTGAATCAGTATTCCACAGTGGTGGGGAGAATTTGGCTGAGCGTTATGTTCATATTCCGAGTCCTCGTCTACGTGGTGGCAGCAGAACGGGTGTGGGGCGATGAGCAGAAGGAATTCACCTGCAACTCCGAGCAGCCCGGTTGCGAGAACGTGTGTTTCGACTACTTCTTCCCGGTGTCGCAAGCAAGGCTCTGGGCCCTGCAACTTATCATGGTCTCCACCCCTTCACTTCTGGTCGTCATGCACGTGGGCTATCGGGAACGCAGGGAGAAGAAGCACCACAAGAAGCTGTACAAGAACAAAGGGGACATCGACGGGGGTCTGTGGTGGACCTACTTCTTCAGCCTGGTGTTCAAAACCGCGGTTGAACTCGGCTCCTTGTTGATTTTTAACTGGATGTTCCATGGTTTCTCCGTCCCGCGCCTGTTGAAATGTGAGACCTCGCCCTGCCCCAACACAGTGGATTGTTTTGTCGGACGGCCGACAGAGAAGACTGTCTTCCTCTACTGCATGGCCACCACCTCCTCGCTCTGTATACTGCTGAACATCTGCGAGATGAGCTACTTGGTTGCCAAGCACTGCAGTGAATACTGCGAGAAGAAACCCAGCAAGAAAATGCAGAGGTTCAAGTGTGGGTGTGAGCCGCACCAGTTAAAATATGACCATCTCAAAACTTTTAAAAATGGCACCGCAAAATCTGTGGCAAGCATTCACTCATTGTGA